The genomic stretch GCGGCAGGTGGTCTACGCGCATGTGGACCGGGACGCGGATGGACACACCCAGCCCGAGGCCGGAACCCTGTGCACCGGTGCGTCACTGCCCTTGCCCTACTTCACCCAGGCCACGGGCAATGACTGCGATGACACGGACGCCGCGCGCTACCGGAGGGTCGTTCTCTACCCCGACGTGGATGGCGACGGCGTGGGGACCTCGCCCCGCACGATTCCCTGCATCGGCGCACAGACGCCCCTGGGCTTCTCCCTCAAGGGCTACGACGTGGACGACTCGGACGCGTCCATCCAGGAGGACCCCGAGGACGACCTGATGGTGGAGCTCATCCTCGACTAGACGCAGACGCTGGCAACGCCAGATGCCATTTGAATTACAATTCCCAGTCGGCGACAGGTGGCTGCCACAGGCACTCTTCCGTGTCGAAGGCCTCCACCTCCGGCCCGAGGAGTGCCTCCCCCGCACACACTGGAGTCCCGCCGATGCGTCTCGCAAGAACGTCATGGCTCTGGGCCATCCTCCTGGCCCTTTCCGCCTGCACCCCTGACAGTCCCGCCCCCACGTCCGACGCCGGCACACAGCCACATGACTCCGGGACACAGCTCGGCCGCGTGACGGGGCAGGCCCTCCTCGAAGGGGAGAGCCACCATGAGGGCACCACTGTCATCCTCTCCGGCGTGAGCGACAGCGTGACCACGGACGCTCAAGGCCGCTTCACGTTCGACAACGTCCCCGCGGGAACGCACACCGTGGCGGCCCATCGGAGCAACTACGAGCAGGCCGGGGACACGCTGGAGGTCCAACCGGGTCAGACGACGTCGGTCGACCTGTCACTGAGCCGCCGCCAGGAAGCCCTGGTGCTCGAGGCACCCGCCCTCACCGTGCAACGGGGCCACCTGAAGCTCACCGGCTCTGGCTTCGGCGAGGCGCGTGGCACCTCCCGCGTCTCCATCGGCGGCGTGGACGCCGAGGAATACCTGTCCTGGTCGGACACGGAGGTGGTGGTGCGCGTGCCGGGGAGCCTCGTGCCCGGCGAGCAGGAGGTCGTCGTCACGCCTGGCGTGGATTGGAAGCCCGCCGCCACCGCGTCGCTGCGGGTGCTCCGGCAGCGGACCCTCGCGCATGCGGCCAACTGGGGCATTGGCGTCCTGCCGGACAACACCGTCACCGTCTGGGGCTCGGCCGACTCCCTGAATGATGTCACTCCGACTCCCGCGGGGCTTTCCGATGTCGTGAGTGTGGGCGCGGGGATGGCCTTCGCCGTGGCCCTGCAGGCAGATGGAACCGTCGTCAAATGGGGAGGCCCCGACCCCGTCCCGGTGCCCGCGGGCCTGTCGGACGTGGTGGACATCAGCGCGAGCGGAGTCCTGGTCCTCGCGCTCAAGCGGGATGGGACGGTCGTGGCCATCGGTGCGGAAATCGACCAGCAGACGCATGTCCCTGAAGGGCTTCAGGACGTGGTCGCGGTGTCCGCGGGGGCGTACCACGGCATGGCGCTCAAGGCGGACGGCACCCTCACCGTCTGGGGGCAGGACGTGTTCGACCTCCTCGTCGTCCCGGCGGGCCTGGACGACGCAGTGGCCATCGCCAACACGAGCAGCAGCGCACTGGCGCTGCGGTCGGACGGGACCGCGGCCGTCTGGGGATTTGGCGCGGCGTACTACGACCTCGCGCTCACCCCGGACCTCAGCGACGTCGTGGATGTCGCGGGAGGCGAACACCACTACATGGCGCTCCGGTCCAACGGCACCGTCGTCGCCTGGGGGAACAGCGCCTATGGCCAGACGACGCTCCCCGCGGGATTGACGGATGTCGCCGCCGTCGCGGGCCAGGCCTTCAACAAGAGCCTGGCGCTCCGGCGCAACGGCACCATCGCGGCCTGGGGAGACACCACCTCTGCCTGGAGCCTGCCTCCGCCGGGCCTGGTCCTCCGCGTCCCTGCCCGGTAGCCCCCAAGCCGCGCCTCCGGCTCCCCACCTCGGGAGCCGGAGTGACAAGTATTCCAAGGAATACAGGTTGCACATGGAGCCATGCGGAGGAACACTCCGGCATGCTCGCAATCCAACGGAGAGACGCGGCGATGACAGCTCCCGTCCAGCTCGACGCGCCCGACATCCAGGACGTGGTGCGGAGCCGGACGTTGGGGCTGGCATATGTCGGCACGGTGCTGGTGGTGGCGCACAACGCGCAGCCACCGGCCCCCGACGACTGGGCGCGCTACTGCGAGCTCATCGCGCGTCACCAGGGCACGGCCACCGGGCAGCTCGTCCTGGCCGAAGGGCCCGGGCCCAATGCCACCCAGCGACAACAGGCGCTCAACCAGGTGCCCAAGGACTACGTCATTCCGCCCACGGCGGTGTTCACCGAGTCCCCACTGGTCCGCGGCGTCGTGACGCTCTTCAACTGGTTCACTCCGCGGGCCATGCGCGCCTTCGTTCCGGGGGACGTCCCGGGCGCCGCGCGGCACCTGGGCTTGAGCGAAGAACAGGTGCAGCGGCTGGTGGACATCGGCAAGACGGTGCGGCCGGCACTGCAGTGACGCGCACCGGCTACGGCTGGGTGCCCTGCTGGATGCGCAGCTCCCGGATGCCCTTGAGGATCCGGGGCGCCGTCAGCAGCATGTTCTGGTTGAGGAGCTTGCCGTCCACGGGGATGCAGCTTCCCGACACACATGCGGTGTACGCGGGGCACGGTGACTCGCACTGGAAGGACTCCGGCGACACCTGGCAGGTCTCCGAGCAGTAACCGGAGAGGCAGGCCTCGTGCCGCATGCACGGCTGTCCATCTGGAAGCTGGCACAGCCTCGTCGCGCCACACTGCGTGGGCGAATGACATTCGGCGTTGCTGTCACAGCGTCCGTCATCGCGGTTGCACTTGCGCTCCGCGTTGCAGAAGAAGCTGGCGCAGTCGCGGTCGTTCTCGCAGGCCTCTCCCGGCTCGAGGAGACAGACGGACGAGCCCAGCACGTCGGCACACGTCAGCGCGCCCGGGCAGTCCTCCGGGGAGGCGCACTCCTTTCCCAGCGGCACCGTGCACCCCACGCCGGGCTCACAGAAGCCGGTGATGCACTGGGAGCCCGCCTCACAGGGCTGGCCTTGCGAGGCCAGGCACACGCCCCCATCGAGCTGCTTCGCGCACGTCAGCCCCTTGCCACAATGCCCATCCGGACAGGGCGCCCCAGGGCTGGGCTGCCGCGCCCTGTCCGCGGCGAGCAGGGAGGCCACCGTCCCCAGTAGGATGAACGTCGCCACCGCCATGACAGCCCAGTTCAAGGGGAACGCCCTCGCGGCGGGCGGCGAGGAGGCCACCTCGACGGTGACGGAGGGACCCTGTGCGAACCGCGCGTCGGGGCTGTCGCAGTCCTCCACTCGCAGGTGGAAGGTGAAGTGACCCGGTGGCGTCCCCGCTGGCACGCGGAGCCGGATGAGGATTCGCTGCGCGCCCGTCGGAGGAAAGTCGCGCTGGGTATCGCCATCGATGAAGAGCCACTCGCGCCGGGCGCCTGCGTCAGGCACCACCGAGAGGCGCGCGCGCACGGGTGCACGCGAGGCGTTGATGACGTGGAAGACGGCCTCCCCCGTCCCGCTGGGGGACAGACGAAGGGTGTCCGTGACTGCGGAGATATCGAAGACGCGAGACATCGACCTGCTCTCTTGGAGGACCGTGCGGCATTGAGCGAGTCAGGCCAGCGCTCCCGCCTCAAGCCCGGCGGTTCCCCCATCGCCCGGCCTGTCGCGGAAGGCTGTCCGTTCCATCATTCGCCTCGACGTCGCGTCCCCGCGGTGGCCACGGGTGGAGGCTCGCTCCGATCCCAGTCCTCCGTCGTGGCCGCCCGAAGGCCCCGAGCCGCCAGGCTCAGCGCATGAACCGCGAGCAGCTCTGGCCCCACGCCCCACGCATCAGGCGCTGTCGTCTCCTGCCCCGGGCTCCGCGCAGCAAGCGCAGCAGGGACAATCGACACCCGCCCTGCGTCCCACGCGTCGAGCGTGGCGGAGACAGTCTCCTCCCCCCCTGCGCCCCACGCATCGGAGACACCGGGAATGGAAGCCACAGGGCCCACGCTCCACGCATCGGGCGCACCGGAGACGGACGCCTTCAGCCGCGCGCTCCACGCATCGGGGAAGGACGCCTCGGGCGCCATGCCCCATTCATCAATCCAGGACGTCTCCAGCGTCCCGTGAGCAGGGTTCGGCGCGGTGGCACTCGGTGACGCGGGAGCGCGCTCGGCGCCGCGTGGCGTCTCCTCGGAGGTGACAGACGACGGGTGGCTTTGCGGCATGTCACTCCTCCTTCAACGGCAGGCGGATGAGCAGCGGCTGGGGCTCGGCGGCAAGCACCTCCGGGTCCAGCTCGAGCAGCTCCCCCTTGGCGCGCACTTCCAGCCGTCCCAGCGTGGCCACGGGGGGCACGCTGGGAAAACGGAAGCAGCCCTTGGCATCCGTGCGCGTGGTGAGCTTCAGCGTGGGCAGCTCGACGAGCGCGCCCGGAATCGGCACGTCCCCCGGGCCGACGACACAGCCCAGCAGCGCCTCCGCGGGCGTCGGCGTGGCCTGGGGCGTGGCGGGAAAGAGCACCCGGTGGATGACGGGCATCGCGCGCTCCCGCCGCACCGGGACGCGCAGGCGGAAGCAGGGACGCGGCGCGGTCCTCAACCCGGCCCACACCGTGGTGGGCACCGGCGTGAGCTCCACCTCGAAGTCCGCCTCCTCCATGGCCGCGAAGACGAGCTCACCCAGCAGCCGGTGCGCCCGCTCCGGGGACTCCGCCCCCGCGGTGATGAGGTAGCAGACCGAAATCTGCAGCGGCACGCGCCCCCCGCCCCCGCTCCGGACCGAAGGCGCGGGCCCCAGCTCCAGCAGGTACAGACAGACGCCTCGCTCGAGCGATTCGCGGTCCGGCACGCCCAGGAACACCGGGACATCACCGGCAATGCGGCCCACCCACGCCTTCAAACGTTGATCGACTTCGTCGATCATCCGGACCCCCCGTCCTGGGCCGGTCGACCTGGGCCACTCGCAGCCCGGTGCTTTCCGGACTTGCAACGTGTCACCGGCTTCCAGGTGCAGGTATTGACCGGCGGGGCGGAGCGACGTCCGGCCTTCAACAACCCCCGGCAATCGCAGGGAAAAAGAAGGTACACAACTCCCGGACGTCTGGGACGGATAATTCCAGGACGCGCCACCCCCACGCGCACCGGGATTCCTCCACCATGGCCACGAAAGTCAGCGACAGCCCGCGTCCTCTCCCCTCACTTTCGCCGCGCGCCGCCGTGGCGAAGGACGCCCGGGCCCCCGAGTCCCCGGCGAAGCCCGCCAGCGCGCCTCCCGGCTGGAACGCGGACCGCTTCGAGTCGTCAGCCCGCGCGCCCCGGCCGCTCGTGTGCACCGTGCCCACGCCGCCGCCCACCGCGCCGGTGGAGCCGGCACCCGCGCCGGAGCCGGAGGTGGACAGCGTCGCGGTGGACTCGGACCCGATGACGCACATCGCGTACCTGTCCTCGGACGAGCTCCAGGGCCGCGACAGCCCGTCGGCCGGTCTGGATGCCGCGTCGCTGTACGTGCAGCAGCACGTGCAGAAGTACGGCCTCGTCGGCCCCAACACGAACAACCCGGACAACGCCTTCGAGCAGCGCTTCGACGTGTATTCGTTCGCGGGCCGGCCCGGAGTGCGCGGCGAGTCGGGCGAGCGTGTCCACACGCCGAACACCTACGGACACGCGCTGTTCGAGGGCGGCTTCTACCTCGACGACAACATGCCCAAGGAGACGCTCGCGCTGCTCAACCAGAAGTACGAGAAGTCGATGAACGCGCGCGGCCTGCCCCTGGCGCCGCCGCGCGAGGGGGCGCAGCGAAGTGTGGAGGAGCTGCGCCAGCTGGCCTCCGCGTCCGGACAGGCGGTGAACACCATGGCGCTGCTGCCGGGCTCGGGGCCGAACAAGGACGAGGTCATCGTGGTGATGGCCCACCTGGACCACGACGGCGTGGACCGGCGCGGCAACGTCCTCAACGGCGCGGACGACAACGCCTCCGGCAGCGCGGTGCTGATGGCGGCGGTGCCGGAGCTGGCGGAAGCAGCAAAACGCGGCGAGCTGGACCGCTCCGTGCTCTTCCTGTGGACGGGCGCCGAGGAGAAGGGCCTGGTGGGCTCGCAGTACTTCGTGGACCACCCGATTCCGGGGCTCGGCATGGAGGAGATTGCCGGCGTCATCAACGTGGACATGGTGGGCCGCTGGGATGACCAGCGCCTGTCGGTGGTGGACACCAACTCGCGCGGACAGCCCAACTACTTCCGGGAAGTGCTGGACCAGGCGAACGCGAAGCTCGAGGACCCGTTCGACCGCATCAACCGGGACATCAACGTGTTCCGTGACCGGCAGGACGGTGCGTCCTTCGGGCGCAAGGGCGAGGACGTCCTCTTCATGTTCGAGGGCCTGTCCAACCCCAACGGCGGCGGCGACCTCATCCCCGAGTACCACCGGGCCGACGACGACATCGACCTCATCGTCCGCGACAACGGCGGCGAGAAGCCGCGCCGCATCAAGGATTTGATGGTCAACGTCATCGGGCTCGCCGCCAATCGGACGACAGAGCCCTGAATTACCGGCGGCCCATGGCCGCCAATGTCGGATACCAGCGTGGAAGCGGCCTCTTCCCGTCGTCATTTTCCCTGACGCCGCTTCTTTTTCCGCCCGGTCGCGCGAATGATGGCCACCGGGCCGGAACACGCTGGAACACGACATGACGATGGCGACATCCTCGACGAGACGACGAAGGACATTCCTGCTGGGGCGGCACGGCGCGGCGCTCACGTGCGCCCTGGGCCTGGGGGCCGCGACGCCGGCCCTGGCCGACGGGTCGGATACCCCTCACCGCTTTGGCCTCATGCTGGACGCGGGCGCGCCGCACGGCGTGGGCCTGTCCGCGGTGCTGCGGCCGCTGCCGTGGCTTCGCTTGCAAGCGGGCCCCACCACCAACACGCTCAGCTTCGGCTTGCGCGGCGGATTGAGCATCCTGCCGATGCAGACCTTCCTGGCGCCGTCCTTCAACGTGGAGGCGGGGCACTACTTCGGCTCGAACTACAACGAGGTGGTGGACTGGCTGGGAGCGACACCGAGCCGGGCCAGCGCGGCCGTTCGCGACGTGACGTACAACTACGTCACCGGCAGCGTGGGCCTGGAGGTGGGCGCGGCCAGCCGCTTCAACTTCTTCCTGCACCTGGGCCTCAGCTACGTGGACCTGGGCGTGGACGACGCGAGCGCCCTGCTCCAGGACGCCACGGATGACCCGGACATCACCGCGAGGAACCTGTCCGTGCGCGCCACCATGCCCTCCGTGAAGCTGGGCTTCATCCTCTACTTCTTCTGAGCCAGGAGCCTCAAAACCATGCGAACGACTTCCTTCCGCATCCTGCTCCTCTCCAGCATCGCGATGCTCACCACCGGCTGTGAATCCCTCTTCTTCATCGAGGCCGAGGCCGAGGAGATCTGCAAGACGGAGCGAGACCTGTCCTTCCCCGCGGCGCTGCCGCTCACCGTCAACGTGGAGCGGAGCATCACCTTCCCGCTGGGCGACTTCGCCGACCCGCTGCCCGAGGACACGGACATCGAAACCGAGCTCCGGCTGCGCCTCTTCGAGGTGACGGCCGACACGGACCTGAGCGGCGTGGAGCGCGCCAACGTCTCCGTGCGCCAGCCGGGCTCCAACACCACCCACGTCATCGGTGAGTACACGCGCACCAGCACCGCGCCCACGCGCACCATCCAGCTCACCAGCACCGGCCCGGTGGACCTGCTGGACCTGGCCCGGCAGCCCGAGCTCGAGTTCATCTTCGACGCCCGGGGCACGCTGCCTTCCGAGGACTGGACCGCCTCGCTGCGCGCCTGCGCGGGCGTGAAGGCGCACGCCAACTACTTCGACCTGGTGTTCTAGGCCGTCCCGCGGTCAGCGGAGCCCGGAAGCCGCCACCGCGCGCTTCCGGGCCTCCACGGGCACCGGCACGGGCTGTTCGACGGGCGCGGGCTGCTTGGACGCGGGAGGCTGCACGTTGAGGAACTCGCGCCGCGTGCCCAGGACCAGGTCGAAGAACGGGTGCGTCACGCACCAGTTCGCGTTCTGGTCCTTGCCCATGTGGTGGTCGTAGTGCCACGGCAGGTGCTCACGCGCCCACTTCGGGTCCAGGTGCGCGCGCCGGTGGACGAAGTAGTAGTTCGCCGCGCAAGCCCACACCGTCCCCACGAAGAAGGGCGCCACCGGCAACAGCGGCGCGTGGGCCAGCGCCAGCACCGCCAGCCCCATCAGCTCCTTGGTCTGCGCCGACCAGCTCCACAGCGAGCGCATGTACTGGTCATCCACCATGTCGTGGCGCCGCGACTTCTGGTGGTGCTCGTGCCAGTGGAAGCTCCAGAAGCTCTTCCGGTTCTTCCCCAGGCCGTGCAGGACGGACCTGTGAAGGACCCATTCACCGAAATTGGAGTAAACCCAGCCCAGGGGGATGCCGATCATGGTCGCCTCCGGCGAAGCGCCCGGCCGGCGCTTCGCTGCCCATAAATGACTATTTGGTCACTCTTTTTCTACCGCGCAATGGACTGGAGCGCACGGCAATGGCGAGCCGGGATGGCACGCGGGCGGATGACGCCCAGGAGACGGGCAAGCCGCCCGCACGGCCCGGAGGCCGCCGCGAGGCCCACCGCCGAGAGCGCGAGCAGGCCCTGGAGGACGCCGCGCTGAAGCTGTTCCTGGCGCGGGGCCTGGATGGCGTCACCATCGACGACATCACCCAGGCGGCCGGAGTGGCCAAGGGGACGTTCTACCGGTACTTCGACGACAAGGCGGCGCTGGTGGACGGCCTGCTGGAGCCGGTGCGCCGCGAGCTGCTGGCCGGGCTGGAGACGTGCGGCCACTCCCTGGCGGAGGCGCGCAACGTGGAGGCCATGTTCGACGCGTACCGCGCGGTGGCGGCGGTGATTGCCAGTGCCCTCCTCCAGTACCCGGGCGTGGTGCGGCTGTACCTCCAGGAGTCCCGGGGGCCCGCCGTGGGGGCGCGGACGAAGGTGGCGGAGCTGGCGCGGCTGGTGGCGCGTCACGCGGTGGACATCACGCAGAAGGCGCACACCAGCGGGCTGCTGCGCCCCATCCGTCCGGCGGTGAGCGGACTGGCGGTGGTGGGCGCCGTGGAGCGGCTGCTGCTGGCGGTGCTGAGCGAGGAGGACATCGGCAACCCGCTGGAGCTGCCGGACGCGCTGACCACGCTGGTGCTGGACGGGCTGCGCCTGCCCCCAGAGGTCCGTCCCCGTCGCCGGAAGTTGGACGGAGGCCCCA from Myxococcus xanthus encodes the following:
- a CDS encoding carboxypeptidase regulatory-like domain-containing protein, yielding MRLARTSWLWAILLALSACTPDSPAPTSDAGTQPHDSGTQLGRVTGQALLEGESHHEGTTVILSGVSDSVTTDAQGRFTFDNVPAGTHTVAAHRSNYEQAGDTLEVQPGQTTSVDLSLSRRQEALVLEAPALTVQRGHLKLTGSGFGEARGTSRVSIGGVDAEEYLSWSDTEVVVRVPGSLVPGEQEVVVTPGVDWKPAATASLRVLRQRTLAHAANWGIGVLPDNTVTVWGSADSLNDVTPTPAGLSDVVSVGAGMAFAVALQADGTVVKWGGPDPVPVPAGLSDVVDISASGVLVLALKRDGTVVAIGAEIDQQTHVPEGLQDVVAVSAGAYHGMALKADGTLTVWGQDVFDLLVVPAGLDDAVAIANTSSSALALRSDGTAAVWGFGAAYYDLALTPDLSDVVDVAGGEHHYMALRSNGTVVAWGNSAYGQTTLPAGLTDVAAVAGQAFNKSLALRRNGTIAAWGDTTSAWSLPPPGLVLRVPAR
- a CDS encoding STAS/SEC14 domain-containing protein, producing MLAIQRRDAAMTAPVQLDAPDIQDVVRSRTLGLAYVGTVLVVAHNAQPPAPDDWARYCELIARHQGTATGQLVLAEGPGPNATQRQQALNQVPKDYVIPPTAVFTESPLVRGVVTLFNWFTPRAMRAFVPGDVPGAARHLGLSEEQVQRLVDIGKTVRPALQ
- a CDS encoding carboxypeptidase-like regulatory domain-containing protein; the encoded protein is MIDEVDQRLKAWVGRIAGDVPVFLGVPDRESLERGVCLYLLELGPAPSVRSGGGGRVPLQISVCYLITAGAESPERAHRLLGELVFAAMEEADFEVELTPVPTTVWAGLRTAPRPCFRLRVPVRRERAMPVIHRVLFPATPQATPTPAEALLGCVVGPGDVPIPGALVELPTLKLTTRTDAKGCFRFPSVPPVATLGRLEVRAKGELLELDPEVLAAEPQPLLIRLPLKEE
- a CDS encoding M28 family metallopeptidase, with the translated sequence MATKVSDSPRPLPSLSPRAAVAKDARAPESPAKPASAPPGWNADRFESSARAPRPLVCTVPTPPPTAPVEPAPAPEPEVDSVAVDSDPMTHIAYLSSDELQGRDSPSAGLDAASLYVQQHVQKYGLVGPNTNNPDNAFEQRFDVYSFAGRPGVRGESGERVHTPNTYGHALFEGGFYLDDNMPKETLALLNQKYEKSMNARGLPLAPPREGAQRSVEELRQLASASGQAVNTMALLPGSGPNKDEVIVVMAHLDHDGVDRRGNVLNGADDNASGSAVLMAAVPELAEAAKRGELDRSVLFLWTGAEEKGLVGSQYFVDHPIPGLGMEEIAGVINVDMVGRWDDQRLSVVDTNSRGQPNYFREVLDQANAKLEDPFDRINRDINVFRDRQDGASFGRKGEDVLFMFEGLSNPNGGGDLIPEYHRADDDIDLIVRDNGGEKPRRIKDLMVNVIGLAANRTTEP
- a CDS encoding TetR/AcrR family transcriptional regulator; the encoded protein is MASRDGTRADDAQETGKPPARPGGRREAHRREREQALEDAALKLFLARGLDGVTIDDITQAAGVAKGTFYRYFDDKAALVDGLLEPVRRELLAGLETCGHSLAEARNVEAMFDAYRAVAAVIASALLQYPGVVRLYLQESRGPAVGARTKVAELARLVARHAVDITQKAHTSGLLRPIRPAVSGLAVVGAVERLLLAVLSEEDIGNPLELPDALTTLVLDGLRLPPEVRPRRRKLDGGPKRP